The Cloeon dipterum chromosome 3, ieCloDipt1.1, whole genome shotgun sequence genome includes a region encoding these proteins:
- the LOC135939363 gene encoding inhibin beta chain-like, which produces MTKATRSSWCLLLVAGLVVAAADPTQPPCHPNCQQVANADHDARVQMIKHSILSKLRLQHAPRPNLTLAALPRPLASIYGDMHENSFEEYYGKTDRVILFPDAGLEKCSPSDATASCFTYTLPKNLADEGSIESAEFYLNRHTFRGVNRHVEHLINVWAANASSDRLEIVEMIASTWSKLKENWIKLEISKSWVNSSVSRQKLKVECTTCTRKSHIRKDQLPFLAINTRSTPAPQRLRRSVDCAPGLKECCRDSLTIKFSDIGWDKWVLQPTSYDAFFCRGSCSTVASVAHSGSVHSTLIQRAASSSLAKDKVDLAPCCTPTKMASLQMLYVGEDNAVILKTLPNMIVESCGCL; this is translated from the exons ATGACCAAAGCAACGCGGTCGTCGTGGTGTCTGCTGCTGGTGGCCGGCCTCGTGGTCGCGGCCGCCGACCCCACGCAACCCCCGTGCCACCCCAACTGCCAGCAGGTGGCCAACGCGGACCACGACGCCAGGGTGCAGATGATCAAGCACAGCATTTTGAGCAAACTGCGTCTGCAGCATGCGCCGCGGCCCAACCTCACGCTGGCCGCCCTGCCGCGGCCGCTGGCCTCCATCTACGGCGACATGCACGAAAACTCATTCGAGGAGTACTACGGAAAGACGGACAGGGTCATTTTGTTTCCAGACGCAG gCTTGGAAAAATGCAGCCCATCAGACGCTACAGCCTCCTGCTTCACGTACACCCTTCCGAAAAACTTGGCCGACGAGGGAAGCATcgaatcagcagagttttatCTCAATCGGCACACTTTTCGAGGAGTTAATCGGCACGTGGAGCACCTTATCAACGTATGGGCCGCCAATGCCTCGTCCGACCGGCTGGAAATAGTTGAAATGATTGCCTCCACGTGGTCCAAGCTCAAAG aGAACTGGATAAAACTGGAGATTTCTAAGAGCTGGGTCAATAGTTCAGTGTCAAGACAAAAACTCAAAGTGGAATGCACAACGTGCACTAGGAAGAGTCACATTAGGAAGGACCAACTGCCTTTCTTAGCAATCAATACTCGCTCCACCCCAGcg CCCCAAAGATTGCGGCGCAGCGTCGATTGCGCGCCGGGATTGAAGGAGTGCTGCAGAGACAGTTTGACCATCAAGTTCAGTGATATAGGTTGGGACAAGTGGGTGTTGCAGCCCACCAGCTACGATGCATTTTTCTGCAGGGGATCTTGCTCCACCGTGGCGTCTGTTGCTCACAGTGGATCAGTCCACTCAACGCTTATTCAG AGAGCAGCAAGTTCATCTTTGGCCAAGGACAAGGTGGACCTGGCCCCGTGCTGCACCCCGACAAAGATGGCATCCTTGCAAATGCTTTACGTGGGTGAAGATAATGCGGTGATCTTAAAAACGCTGCCGAACATGATTGTGGAATCGTGCGGATGCTTGTGA